The following proteins are encoded in a genomic region of Diadema setosum chromosome 10, eeDiaSeto1, whole genome shotgun sequence:
- the LOC140234327 gene encoding uncharacterized protein, with protein sequence MLANAKKHYVGHEAVQKRGVLSLRYPIEGGVINQWEDMEALWQHAFDNELQVKPEEHPILLTESPMNTKENRTKILEIMFEKFNIPSVFVANPAVMSLYASGQTNGLVVDIGAGAAHIVPVHKGYAVSDATQRFDVCGRELTDYMMKILTDQGNFQFCVAGDWKTTRAIKEQLGYVALDYDRELQSDEAEVEKIYELPDGKTVTVGKERFRAAEPLFQPSLIKKEHPGLHQAIWDTVLRCDESIRSAVFSSVVLAGGSTLFPGIKERLEKEIKQITSGTFKMRAPEHRATSAWIGGSIFACNDAFLGMSITRQKYEETGSS encoded by the exons ATGCTTGCCAACGCGAAGAAGCACTATGTTGGCCATGAAGCAGTGCAGAAGAGGGGAGTTCTCTCTCTGAGGTACCCCATAGAGGGCGGTGTTATCAATCAGTGGGAAGATATGGAGGCGCTGTGGCAGCATGCCTTTGACAACGAGCTGCAAGTCAAGCCTGAGGAACACCCCATCCTGCTCACGGAGTCTCCAATGAACACCAAGGAAAATAGGACCAAGATCTTAGAG ATCATGTTTGAAAAGTTTAACATACCATCAGTCTTCGTGGCAAATCCTGCTGTCATGTCCCTGTATGCCTCCGGCCAAACCAATGGTCTCGTTGTTGATATCGGCGCGGGTGCAGCTCACATCGTACCTGTCCATAAAGGATATGCAGTCTCAGACGCTACTCAGCGCTTTGATGTGTGTGGCAGGGAGCTTACAGACTACATGATGAAAATACTTACAGATCAAGGGAACTTCCAGTTTTGCGTTGCAG GTGACTGGAAAACTACTCGTGCAATCAAGGAGCAGCTAGGCTATGTCGCTTTGGACTATGACAGAGAACTGCAGTCTGATGAGGCCGAGGTTGAGAAGATCTACGAGCTACCCGATGGGAAAACAGTCACTGTTGGCAAGGAGCGATTCCGAGCTGCCGAGCCACTCTTCCAGCCATCTTTGATTAAGAAGGAGCATCCGGGACTCCACCAGGCGATCTGGGACACCGTTCTGAGGTGCGATGAGAGCATCCGGAGTGCCGTCTTCTCTAGCGTCGTGCTTGCGGGAGGATCTACCCTGTTCCCGGGGATCAAAGAGAGACTGGAGAAGGAGATCAAGCAGATAACTTCGGGGACGTTTAAGATGAGAGCCCCTGAGCACAGAGCCACCTCGGCCTGGATTGGGGGATCGATCTTCGCCTGCAACGATGCCTTCCTAGGTATGAGCATCACCAGGCAGAAGTATGAAGAGACAGGCTCATCCTAA